A window of Nicotiana sylvestris chromosome 8, ASM39365v2, whole genome shotgun sequence genomic DNA:
atttagttccttctaagctagtacctgggacatctatagaactgtggactgaatgtaagcttggtctgtggcatgttcagatataggattatcccgcatatgtgctgaaagggaaagcagatatgtaagttggaactaaggatggataggtgcatgtttatcgaatatccaagaaaacgaatgaagctttattttattgtcctaaagaaaataaggcaattgttaaaacaaatgcatttttctagataaggactgtttaataaaacatgttcctagaagtaaactatttttacaggaactgggcaaagaaataactagatgttcaagaacatcaaaacccaCACGTCAGAATTGACGTTCCATTGCATTTAAGTAGTGGGAGAACGTTAATAGACATAATATGCCTTTATCGAGTGGGAGTGATGTTTGAACATTGAACACTATAGTAAGAAGTCACTAATATTTCAATGTCGTGAGGTAACGAAGGTAATATTAGTGGTACTTCGTCTTAGTGGGAGAAAGCTAAAGAAAATTATAGTTCGGTGTTCATTCTTGGGATAGTTTCGGTAACAGGATCTCTGAAGAGTTTAATACCAAACTAGATAATTACGACAAAGTACTACTGGACAAATATTGCATCAGATATAACTTGGCAAGATTCTTTAACAAAACCTTATTTGGTGAAGACTTTTAATAGTCATGTAAAAGAATGcctgagaaagttgtagatgcatggttatgagtctaagtgggagattgttggggcatatactattaaccatgcatttggatatagtatattctaataattatcatggttaaaagtctaagtgggagattgttgggatatatactattaaccatgagtttggtttagatatagtatttattatgaaataattgtttattcagttttaataaagttttaaatagatcatataatagtctgtgtcctttgcttatatagtagatgatttagtgtatagagtttagcttatacacggaagattaaatcatcggttcttataagtataaagtttgagttcacaatctaatgatggaattggacaaaccatcaggaatgattgtagcacaagattaaatataattaatcttgattatgggaatggtttaattccaacttcttgtgctagtacattttgtatgtattgaacggaccaggtagagataagtattttatactgacttaataaaataaactctctagccattaaatgtacttatactcttaatcttgatataattattattagctgtgtgtattattattgttttgatttattaaaaggcgagattctttcgtgggtcaatatgcctggtaaattggataataataatatacattggcgaagtaatagttagttgatggaatccatgtctcggtttagagattgatgatatacctttatgaaagcttataagtttgcatgtgtaaacccggccggtggattttgtatccgacacatgaaataagttaagcgaaagtctaaaggaaataatcaataaattaaatcgtcagtaatttaatttacttgattagtatctgaatcttaatatggggagttaaataagatttaatggatgaatttcgaaattggataaggagtgcaattacggatttttagtggaataattcgtaattaattatggtagatattaatttcgaaaattagaaattaattccataattgaagccttgttaattaaattctgtggtccctactgtgcctaaataataggaaataaaggaatcatttttctggtggaaaagaaaacccaacaggttttggaaaatggtcttaacccttaaaacttgtgctataaatacataaggttttccacctagagggatgagtagatggtggctgaaattttcagccaagttttcctagaaatttcgcccacacgaaattgctattttcgggtattatttgggtaacacagtagaagaccgtggaacgttcgaggatcacgattgtgcgggtgatggagattccattgagaagttatggaactgaaggctcacgtggtagaagagatatgttcacgcttcaagaggtaacccgtgaaattccgtttatgctagttgtctaaattacatgtgattttgatactgggattgcttccgctgcatataataatccatcaaaATAATGGAGGAAGAAACGATGAAGAAGACGGatgtaatttaaaaaaaagggtATAGCGCCAGTTATTGTGGCGCTATATCTGCGCCGTGTCAGCTTTtgcagtatagcgccacaatatctggcgctatacattaacggtgccgttaccgttaatgtatagcgccagatATTGTGGCACTATACATAAAAATGTAACTTTTTGTTTACTACTTATTTGTGtactttgagtccaaaagaatcacattttggttccggactctaaAATTATAACATTCAGAATTGAAAGAATGCCAGTgaaggttgatatttttgatgtatcaTCTTTTGCTATAGAGCATACAAGAATATGAGAAACATAATACTTCACCATAGTATTTGAGACAATTTTTCTTGGTTTTTAAAACATCTTAGTAATGTAATAGTTTGCAATTCGATTCCACCAATTTAGTGTTTGCATCTCACTTAGATTAAGATTTCTGAATCCATAAATATCTGCTCCTTTTGTTCCCATTATTTCGTGGGTCTAATTTTAAAATGACCTGGTACTAAATCGTTTTCGATATTTTTTAGGGTATTAAAAGGTCATAATATTTCTTAATGTATTAAGTTTGGCTGAGCAATGAACTGGCGCCATGTTATAGTATGTTGGTTTTGTTTTTTAATTCATTACATTACGATAATTCAAGTGTCTCTTCTTCAACTGCTTTTTGGGACCATTTGTATTTTATAGCTGTACCAATATCTATTTATTTTACAACTCAAAAAGTAAATGAGGCAAAGATTTAATGCATATTTTTATCGTTGCCAATCATTCATTCAAAGTTTTTCCCTCTCAAGTTTCCAACTtacatatatttattttttggtttGTTGCAAAAGGAATAAATTAACTTAAaattctcattttatttttataaacaaGTTTTTAGAGCTACACAAATTATATAGCATATTTAATGTAATGTTACATGTTTCAAAGTCTTATCGCCACGTAAATACTATCGCATATTCAAAACGATtaatttcaaaagtctttatttattttgtaaatttCGTAGTATTAAATATCATGAACTGTATATACCTTTTGGCCcccccaaaaaaataaaaaattgtatTCCTTTTTGCCTAGTACTTATTTCTTTTCAAGTTCAAATATAAATATTCTTACAAAAAAATGGACAAAAGAGTTAATGAAATGCCAGACTTACCCGGAAAAAGCTTTCCACATTTTGACTTGGTATATTATTTCTCCTTTTATTTTAGTCTATAGATTGGCTTGTGCATATTTGTATctgtgttatttatttatttatttatatatttatttgtttatttatttcatctGGTCATATATGTTGTCAGGAAACTGAACTTAAAGAAGCTGAAATCTTCGAACCTACGCAAGATTATTGTCTTTGTCAATTTTAATGTTTGGTGCGTGGACTTTTTAGTCTGAGACTCAGAGTTCGTCGCATCGGACTTACCTAATGCGTTTACATCTCGTGTGTAGTTTGAAGTGATTCCACAATGCATATTCGAAGAATAGTAGTTGCGGGTTTTTCCCTGAGAATTTTctaaataagtaaataaatattAAATATCGAATACATGATGTAACATTATGTAGGCGGCTTGTCTAATGCGGTTCACTAAGTTTGTTGTAACATAGGATAGAATTAATGATAGGAACTGAATGTTTTAAtctataacaacaacaacgacccagtatattCCCATAAGTAGGGTCTGAGGATGGTGAGATGTACGCAACCTTACTTTTATCCTTATCTTGGACGGGCAAAGACGTTATTTCCGATAGATCCTCAACTaaagaaaatatgaaagaaaTATTGATACTAagtaataacagtacaagaatATTTTAATCTATCAAATCTAAAATTTCGATTCTATTTAATCTATCAAATCTAAAATTTCGATTCTATCCCAAACACAATATATGAAAGATTATCACCTTTTGACCAAAGAAAAAAGATTATCACCTCAGTATCCattaaaaataattcatttttggTTTAAACGTAAAACAATAAGCTAAATTTTTTGGGATTGTGAAACCCAAAAAGTAGTTTGTCCAGTAATTCACCAACAATATAGCTCCAATAAGACGTGTacaatattttaaaagaaattatttaaaAATTGCTCTTATATAGTATAAATTTAAAAGGGTATAAATAATGTGTAAGCTTTAGAAGTCAAACATTATACATTATTTACAGAAGAACACAAATAAGTgtacaaaaataaaatcacaaaaatgataCGAATCACTCTCCATATTACGACTAACGACAGAAAAGTAATTGCAGAACATGTGGGAGTGGTCCCTACATTTTTACTCACTTGGGTCCCACTTCTATAGAGTGTGACGTGGGTCCCACTGGAGTGCGTTATGTTCTTTCAAAtatcttttaattttcttttttaatttcattttcgAGAATTTTGTGCGCTCCAGCTGCCTCGTAAAACGAGCGGATTCCAAATCTATATTCAAATATACTTAATAAATTTCCTAAAATACACAATTCAAATTCTCTCCCACACAATTGCACAGAGTACAAACAGTTGTGAATTAAGGTACAAACGATATATACTTTTGGCCTTTGTTAGGATAAGATCCGACAGCTGTATGTTTACCGACACGTGTACGTTTAACTCTTCCCTCAATTATTTTCCCTCTCTTTTGGTTTTCAGATTATCTTCAACCGGCTCAGCTCGGCTTATGAGCATGGATAATCATTTACCCTTGATAATTAGGGGGCTAAACTGTCAAACGAGATAATTTGAGGGGCTGATCTTGTTCGTTGATGTAGTTGCCGGAGATGTACCAGACAAAGTAGAACCAAAGCTGAAAAATTGACAAaaaaagtatataatatatataaattatatgcGGTATAATATCGATATAATTTTTGAGAAACTAAGCTTGTTTATagtgtaattttcatttttatttaaatgtatttggtttttcttttcttcaactaAGTCCAAGAGCCCATTTGAATTGACTTAAAAAAGtgattttttctaaaaatagttttaagCCAAAAAATAATAAGTTGGAGTTGCCCAACTTattttaaaaaacttttaacttattttaaatatttttaactttACTAAAcattcaaaaaatttaaaaaaacttAAAGCTAATTTAACCAGCTTAAAAGTAAACCCTAACTATCCTCTAAATCAACAAACTATTGTCCAAAGGCGTTAAACTATTTTCCCatgtaaaatattttttctgTCACATGTGACATGTTTTTAATTTGTCGCAAAGTAATGCTTTATCTTTATATTTCAAAGCAAtttaagtttaattttttttatttaattttaataagaTGATTCatattcatataaaaatgtaCGTATGATTTATTTGAAATATGTACCGTGTGGTCGCTATCAAAAGCCTCGGATTCCTTTTGTACGTCACCGGTTCAGAGATCACATTCAACTCGACTCAACACGCAACAAACCGGAAACTGAGCCGGCTCAATTAGCCGTTAACTGTTCAAACCGGTTTGAATATAATACAAAGTAGACGAAAAGAAAACGAAAGAGATAAGGAAGAAAAAGCCAATTGACCGTACAACAAGTGGGTCtcatcttctctctctcttcttttttagCAGAAGGAGAAGCAGAGTCGTTTCCATTCCAATGGCAGTTGTGAAGCATTTACTGTAtgctctttctctttctctctctagatattttctctttctctctctagatTAGTCTCTGAAATTCGTGCATTTTGTGTGTTGTATCAGATTGCatttcactcaaatctgactaCAAAAATCTCGTTTCTTTTGGCCTCTGAaattcactcttttgctttgagTGACTCATATTCACATTGAACTGAGGTACGTACGTTAACTGTAACGGATTTTATAGGTTTGCTTTGCTAGAATTTTTCACTGTTTTCTGTTTTATGCATTGTGAAGAGTTACTTTCATTTTGTGATTAAAACAATTCTGAGCTCTTTTCTAATTATAAGTTTTTAAGTTTCTCAAAAATTTTGGTTCAATTAATGTAACGGATTCAGTATGATGTTAGTTtcactttttttgaattttatgcaTTGAGAAAttgctttttttcttcttcttgttaaATCAACAATTTTCAGCTCTTCTCTAATTTGCACCTTTTTGTATTAGTTATTTGGGTTAAATCAACAATTTCACTTTTTTGATGTTTTATGCATTGCGAAAATGCGTTTTTTCCTCAAATAAACAATTCTGAGCTCTTCTCAgcttttcaattttcttaattttaattTTCCCTTTTAAACGACTTCTTTTTTTAACGTTGTATTTTTAATTATTCAAGTGAAAAAGCTTTCCTTCCTAGCAAAATGAAAGTCACAGAACTTCAATTTACGAGCATTTATTGTTTATGAGTGAGCGTTTATTTCTTAAGGCAGCCTCATGCGTATTGCTTCTGCGAAAAAATCGTCTGTCTTTTTAACTTTTGTATCTTTTATGATATATCTAATTTTCATCTTAAATGCATGCTCTGGTACAAGCTAACAGAGAGTCCTGTAAAAGAAAGGTGAATTGGAAGCATTAGCTAGTAATTTTGATGGAGTTTGAGAGCTTAAGCTTAAATTAATTGCTTTAATCTTCAATTGGATATGAGTAGTGACACTGAtaattatttttaagtatgtgtatatgtgtgtgtgaaTGCACTGTAGATTTTAGTGGATCATGCGTTTTTGCATTTATTATACTCATGCAAAACCCGTGAATTGCTGgttttaattacttgttggctcgtAGCATTCAACATTCCATAAGAAATTTCGTGTCAGTCTTATGAGATCCTAAAAATCACTACttatatttttctctctcctttgAGTATATATGGCTGGCTCTAGGAAAATGCCTTGATTGGACAGAGTAGGCATGCTTTGTGGGAATTATATCGCTACCCTTTTGACATTCTTGATATTTGCTTTTTCAGGAATTTCGTTTCAGATTTGGGGGGTTCTGGTTGATTGATTCTGCTTCTTGAAAGTTAAAAGTTCTCAGTCTTTGTCAGAGAAGCCATTTGAGGTGAATCGTGTAATTAGGAGTGGAGATTCTTTATGAAAGGAATCTTAACTGAGATTCTTGGGATTTAGTTCTGTATTGGAAGTTGGCCTACGTGACATAGAAGTTGAAGTTTAATCTGCTACCAAGTTGGTTGTTATTAGCAATTTGTTATTTGATTGTCTGATCGAAATGAGGAGCAAGGGAGAGTGGATTATTCATCATGTAGAACTCTGCAGTTTGGTTGCAGATTAGCAGTAGCTAACCTAGACTGATCTCTGTTGTTATCTTCATTGGATTCACTGTGATTAGTTAGTTGTTTAGACGTGCAAAAATGCTGGAGACTCAACTATGTCCTTCTCGGGTGTTATCGCCTTTCCGTGAAGAGAGTGGTGATGAGGAACTATCTGTTCTTCCGAGACACACCAAAGTTATTGTGACTGGAAACAACAGAACCAAGAGTGTTTTGCTGGGGCTTCAGGGAGTTGTCAAAAAGGCTGTTGGGCTTGGTGGTTGGCATTGGCTGGTGAGCCCTCATTCTTTTTAGATTGTTTTTTTTTTACCCTAACAGTCCAGAAAATGATTATTCTTCTCTTTTACAGCTTGACCTGAAATAAGTAACTGCTGAAATAGCTTCCTAATTAAGTTACTGTGAATGTAGGGTTATTCTCTTTTCTTTATAGCAAAACTTACCTATGGACTTGTTGGCAGAGTGAATTTAACTTCAATGATTTCTGTTTGTCAAATAGTTAAGCTTTTTGGACCTTGCTGTTGTGAAATCTCCTAGTTAACATCcttgttttccttatttttttgtgGTTCTGTTGTCTGTTTGATTTTGGAATCAGTTAAGAGTACTAAACTTCTTTCTCTCAAAACTGAAGGTTTTGAAAAATGGGGTTGAAGTCAAGCTACAGAGAAATGCATTGAGTGTGCTAGAACCTCCCACGGgagatgaagaagatgatgattaTGACTTTGATGACTCGAGCAGTGGTTCAGACATTGTTGAAAAAGAAAGCCATCACTTTGGTTAGTCTCCATTATCCGAACTTTGTTTTATCAGTTCTTCTAAAGAGGTTTCTTATTTGATTAAAATCCTTGTATTTGGTAGCCACTGGTGTCGAGTACAGAAAAGTGAGCAAGCCTAGAGTTCGTTATACAAGGCCCACATGGGCCTTGTCTGGACCAGCAAAGACAATGAGCCGTGGCAATTGCAGAGAAGTTGAACCTAACTATTTGCAACCGGTAAGCACCTTAGTAGACATTGACTCTGTCCAGTGTTACACCTGGTTTTCATTGATGTGAATGGCTTTGTCCAGGTTACATTACTTGTTTGCATTCAAAGTGATTAAATTATAGTAGTATCTTAACTGGTTTTACAGAAACTCAAATGAAGTACAAATAGTATAAGATCCATTATGTGAATTTTGTGACTTATTCTTTATGAATTGGAAGGGCCTTTCTATACCTGCAAGTCTGTCAATATATGCTGCTTGAGGCTTTATCATTGAAAAAACTCAGCTTTTATTGAACTAACTGTGCTATACTTGTTTAATTAAATTGTTTCATTTGGACTATCAGAGATTGAACTTGGCAAAACTAGGAACTGGTTCACTATGGAGATACTGGCGAAACTTCAACCTCGTAAGTTTCTTCTACCGCGATCATTTTCAATGATCAATGAAACATGTCAGTTCAAGTTAGTAACAGATATTGCATATGTGCAGGCACATATTAACCCTAACCCGACAAAGGAACAACTGCTTAGTGCTGTGCAGCAGCACTTCTCATCACAGGTCTTGTTCGTTCTCTTGCTATGCTCAACTGCATAATCTACTTGCTTAGCTCCAAGTTTTACTAATGGATGCTTCCAATCTCTTAATACGTGCAGCGAGTTGATGAGGTACAAGTGGTGGTGGAATTTATCCGTGCGGCCAAGAGATTAAGGTCAGCTGACACCCATTGAAGATTTGATAATAGGGTAAAATTGAAGAAGGTTGGATTATTATCTGTAATATAATGCATATAGAGTAAATATTATGAACCTCTAACTTAGTTAAGCTAATTATAGACTCTACTAATGGAGACTGGTGAGAGCTTCTTTGTTAGCTAATCACCCCCTAATTGTCTCCCGGATCCCTAACCTTGTATTATGCGGCTGTGACCCGGTTGATATTTATGACCATTTCTAGTGTGATTCCGTGTTACATGTGatgtctttattttattttttccttttaagttttatatatatacatccTAATGACGAGACATTAACGGTGATGATTCATATAGCTGATTCGAATATACTTCTGTATTGAGACGCGGGTTTGAGTTGTTTCTTGAGAATCATAATTTGTTGCTATGAATGCTCCTTGATTTTAAAAAAGCTGATTTCATAATttagttttccttttcttttacgaGGAAACCTTGACGTAGTTGGTAAATTACATTCATGTGATTAGAATGTCATAGGTTTGAGTGTGAAAATAGCTTTTAGTCCCTTGCAGAAATTTAGGTAAGGCGGCGTACAATAAATTATGTGGTCTGGCTCTTTTTCCGACGCAAGCTCCAAATACGTTACGAACGTAAAGCCGTTTTAAACTGAATCTTTTGTACAGTAGGCTGTCTTTTCTGGCTAATTgggttttctcttttttttttttggctgtaATGCAGACATTCTAGACGAGGAAAAATATCTAAAAATATTACAGTATTAAATTTATTAATATGTACAAAATTGGTGGATATGGAGGCCAGGCTGTAAATAGGTGTCACGGGTCAACAATAAGTTGGCATATGTGGACCCATGGTGGGGTCTTATTTTATGTGTATTAAATATCTACCAGCCGAAGAGATACTACTTTTGTGCAACCAAACCTAACATAGGCATCAAAATTAATATATTAAATTATCAATAAGAGTTTGTGGTAGAGGGTAAGTATATCCTCATCCTTAATTATATTTCTCGGGTTTTAACTTTGAATATAAATTTTTTTTGTTAGGTAATAATTTACTTCAGTAGCGAAATCAGAAATTTTGGTCTCCTAGCACAATGTAGCTTGCCCTTGCTTTACCTCCAATATGacattttaatttaatttgaatttAATCAGACTTTAATACTACGTGAaactagaaaaaaaaaataattttgaatttttattggGAGATTGAGAAGAGTACCTTTCTCTTCACGTTATTAAGTTGGTACCAAAAGAATTCTATTATTGGTCCCTACAAAAGATTTTGTGCAAAAGGTTAGGGGGGCTTCTTTGGATTTGCTCTATTATTTCAGTTTTATAGTGGACCCTCTTTGTCCCCCCACCCACCTATAATTGGAATTTTAAAATTAATGGGATAGGGAGCTTCGTATATTAAATTattactttttatttatttaaaaaattaaaccTTAGTTTCTGTGTGAAGTCAAACAGCAAATTAGAAAGCTAAAGTGTGGATGAATATTTATTCGTCACTTTCTCCTATTATGGATTCTAAGTTTTCGTTAGAGTATTATATTTCGATTTGAATTTATTCTAACTAGTATTAGGGTatgcgctttgcgcgtgtacctatatcaataaatatataatttttaaaaattatatatatattattcaatAATGTGTTTTAGTTATTAAAAAAGTATCAAAGAAAGAAAATGTAAGTTTCTAAATATAGTGAATGTTAATCTCAATAAGCTAGTTCATTAAACAAGAAATGCTACGCCACATAAGTCTTTATATATCTTATTATGATTTATGAGATAATATATATCTTATGAAAATTATTGTTATCTTTATTACCAAATACTataaacaaataacaaaaaaatactttaaaataattattcaaagataataaaataaattgaaGAATTTGAATCTTTGGGTCTTTTAGAAATTTGTGAGCGTAGAGATAGAACTATAGCTCCTAGAAACCCATAGATAAATAACAATATAAAGTATGAAATAGCTAATATTGAATTATAAAAAATGATGTAATACGATATGAAAAATATAGGGAGCTAcatttattaaaataaatataaaaagaaagaaaaatgataagggtaatttttgtgattttttttgtcTTGGGTTATATCCTTATTGCTTCAACTTAACATTTTAGCAATTTaacttttaatactatattataataaatttttctctattttcttatttctttcacGGCAATTGCTCTTATTGTGTAAAATAATTTGTGTACCTTAAGAGTTTTATCAACTTGACAAATaagtttacttacataataattttaaaacaaaattgaatTGACTTTTCCGTTGCTTTATTAATTCAAAGACTTAATTATTTGTTGAGATTTTATGCTTTTTTGATAGTATAGAAGATACAAATTATTTTCAAACTATTCTCCTACTCGAGCATAATATTATTCTCTTTATCGATTTTATGTAATATTGAAAACTACATTTAATAATTAGAACAAAtatttaattaggtaatgttaGAATTATAGGTTCCCTAATAAGAGGAATCAATGTAAACATATTTCTATGGAAATCACGTGAGTATACAAGGAAAAGAAACGTAATACTCTTAATtaattctcttaaataatatctattTTAAAGTCCTTAATATTGGGGTTTCTTATTTAATTCAATAAGGAAAAATCTAATAATCaaattttagtttcttttaaagtcctaaatattaagataataattaaatgactattttgtctagtgtgagctctattttaaaaggataaaaaaggcaaacgacatttcgctaagggccttcgtgcttttaatatagtatagatagattaaataaattctttaattttaatttatcttttaatttattttagtcTAAGCATTTCAAATGGAAACGGAAGAAAGAGGGAAAATTTTCTATTTGGTATGAGAATACTTAGGCCAAAGCGTGTTAGTGCATAGTTGGAATAAGTAAAAGTTTAATatggaaaagtttagttgatTTCAAATTCTTAAATATTTAGGATTCttacataatttaaataaggaaatagatTCAATAGTAAAGATTATAGTTGGtttaaaaatcctaaatattagaaaaataactaAAAGACTTTTTTGTCTAATGTAAATTCTATTTTtagagggtaaaaaaggcgaacaacatttcgttaagggccttcgtgcttttaatatagtatagatactAGATAATTTGTTTTTCAAGGCAAATTACTGGGTATTTAAAACTAAAAATTTTCTCTATGTCACACCTTGTCCCTATACAGAAATATAAGTtgtgaacaagaataaaaagacCCTAAAAACATTATGTAACGGTAACAACAACAATCATGCCTTGATCTTTATTATAGTACTTAATGTCATTTAAATAGGAGCAAATGATTGACAAATCTACAGGGAGAGGAATGGCTGACACGTCGCCAAATACTCCTACTTTGTTTTGTTATTAGATAAGTTAGTATTAGTTGTAGTACAGATTGACTTCTCTATAACATccctatataacaacacttcactataaaagtcaagcTTTTTTGGAACCAAATTtcatattatgttataatatatgttatcTATGACAGCACTTCGCTATAACATTCAAAAATATTCGAAACAAACAAGACTGTTATAGAGATGTTTGACTATACAAAGAAAACGGCAGATTGCATTCTCTGAGCTCCACTTCGACAAACATTCAGAATAAAGATCGTCGAGCTGCCAACAATTCTAAGGATTCAAAAAGGACAACATGCATTGTTCTTCTCCCATTAGGGAGAAAAATAATACATTTAAATTTAATCTATCtctaaaaaacaaaaaacaactaCCCCATGCCAATGGATCCTTCATAATAAACCAAGCATATCTCAAAATGGGCCTTGTCTTCGAAGCCCACAAAATATTTGGGCTGATAAGGAACTCTAAATTGGGCTCAAATAAGGTTTTCAACTTTTGGACAAACCAGGGCTTTGATACCAGTCTTGAATAAACTAAGTCCACCTAAAAGAAATACAT
This region includes:
- the LOC104220816 gene encoding uncharacterized protein, with translation MLETQLCPSRVLSPFREESGDEELSVLPRHTKVIVTGNNRTKSVLLGLQGVVKKAVGLGGWHWLVLKNGVEVKLQRNALSVLEPPTGDEEDDDYDFDDSSSGSDIVEKESHHFATGVEYRKVSKPRVRYTRPTWALSGPAKTMSRGNCREVEPNYLQPRLNLAKLGTGSLWRYWRNFNLAHINPNPTKEQLLSAVQQHFSSQRVDEVQVVVEFIRAAKRLRSADTH